From one Humulus lupulus chromosome 8, drHumLupu1.1, whole genome shotgun sequence genomic stretch:
- the LOC133798186 gene encoding cation/H(+) antiporter 15-like, translating to MATPIGSTIVGIKGTVITCVKEDKNRIYRGIWYGENPFSFVFPTVLAKVVIISLLSRGLFVLLRPLKQPKFVCYVLGGILLGPSFIGGIPIVKATLYQPRETELFRTLAIIGGLYAVFLVGVKMDSSLIARSAKNSWRIGIFGFLLALIVTSTLIFSQLGQFPGILMKGPFVFYVPLSLSYTFFPVVAEALEELNLMNTELGQLAMSSAMLNDFIYWFFLGLSVAFKQETMDHSVRALFSFIALMIFTFTVVRGRIMLIIRKTPIGKPINEIYIVWVLVGVLFMALASDFIGSTCILGPLLLGLVIPAGPPLGSTLVQKTECLVSEFLLPLFYVQVGYSTDLKSIRNWEMFTKFQTVIVLGYFSKFVGTLLFSLSCKIRFKSAILLSLIMNIKGLLELIHLHRWKFSMYIDEQTYTQLVLSTLGVTMIVTPLIDILSRSRTRLDLSCHNRGLRTLCSLPKNSEFRILCCIHDEESVHSLITLLEASNPVETSSICAYVVQTSELIGLAAPLLVPYDKKRRKLKLAFSASTDQIIRAFENYAKNSRGPVMIIPFIMVASYKTMHESVCRLAQEKFIPLIIVPFQLNNRYSGINAHLRQFNANVQAYAPCTVGILVDKGFSCGMSLIHFSYHVVVIFLGGPDDREALAYATRMSDNRMTVTVTVFRILLLRKKEDESKEEESDETALDESAVEEFKIKNMSSLSSLWKEIEVDDVVEVMNAIRSIEGHYDLVMVGRRRNWSAMMGDDDMADFMENEELGVIGDMLASSDFCGGKVSVLVMQHYREGVTTTRSSSNKSLIEKVNLLARRASS from the exons ATGGCCACCCCTATCGGAAGCACGATTGTCGGGATCAAGGGAACCGTTATTACGTGTGTGAAGGAAGACAAGAATCGCATTTATCGAGGTATTTGGTACGGAGAGAACCCTTTTAGCTTCGTGTTTCCTACTGTTCTAGCCAAAGTTGTCATCATTTCTCTTCTTTCCCGTGGATTGTTCGTGCTTCTCAGGCCTCTCAAGCAACCCAAATTTGTCTGCTATGTTCTG GGAGGCATTCTCTTAGGACCCTCATTTATAGGAGGCATCCCGATAGTAAAAGCTACATTATACCAACCAAGAGAGACCGAGTTGTTTCGTACACTGGCCATAATCGGTGGACTATATGCAGTTTTCCTTGTGGGAGTAAAGATGGACTCATCTCTGATAGCAAGGTCTGCAAAGAACAGTTGGAGGATTGGGATTTTTGGTTTCTTATTGGCTTTAATAGTCACTTCAACTCTTATCTTCTCACAACTTGGTCAATTTCCAGGAATCCTTATGAAAGGACCCTTTGTTTTCTATGTGCCCTTGTCACTATCCTACACCTTTTTTCCAGTCGtagctgaggccttagaagaactCAACCTAATGAATACCGAGTTGGGTCAGCTCGCCATGTCTTCTGCAATGCTCAATGATTTCATTTACTGGTTCTTCTTGGGGCTGTCTGTTGCTTTTAAGCAAGAAACAATGGACCATTCGGTCCGGGCTCTATTTTCTTTCATTGCACTAATGATTTTCACGTTCACTGTTGTACGCGGACGTATAATGTTAATTATCAGGAAGACCCCAATTGGAAAACCAATAAATGAGATTTATATCGTCTGGGTACTAGTTGGTGTTTTGTTTATGGCACTTGCCTCGGACTTTATAGGTTCGACCTGTATTCTTGGCCCGCTACTACTTGGGTTAGTCATACCAGCAGGGCCGCCACTTGGGTCAACACTAGTACAGAAGACCGAGTGTCTTGTTTCTGAGTTTCTACTACCTTTATTTTATGTGCAAGTGGGTTACAGCACAGACTTGAAATCAATCCGCAACTGGGaaatgtttacaaaatttcagacGGTCATTGTTCTGGGGTATTTTTCTAAATTTGTTGgaactttgttattttctctctCGTGCAAGATCAGGTTCAAAAGTGCTATCTTGCTTTCTCTCATAATGAATATCAAGGGTCTCCTTGAGCTTATCCATCTTCATCGATGGAAATTCAGTATG TACATTGATGAACAAACTTATACTCAACTAGTTTTGTCCACACTTGGGGTGACCATGATCGTGACGCCTTTGATAGATATCTTGAGCAGGAGCCGAACACGACTTGACCTGTCTTGCCACAACCGTGGCCTAAGAACCCTTTGCTCTCTGCCTAAAAACTCCGAGTTCCGAATTCTTTGCTGTATCCATGACGAAGAAAGTGTCCACAGCTTGATTACCCTCCTAGAGGCATCAAATCCTGTAGAAACGAGCTCCATATGCGCGTACGTGGTCCAAACTTCTGAGCTCATTGGTCTCGCTGCGCCGCTTCTAGTTCCCTACGACAAGAAGAGGAGGAAACTCAAGCTGGCCTTTTCTGCCAGCACTGACCAGATCATCCGTGCCTTTGAAAACTACGCTAAAAACTCCAGAGGCCCTGTTATGATCATACCTTTCATCATGGTTGCCTCGTACAAGACCATGCACGAGAGCGTTTGCCGTCTAGCTCAAGAGAAGTTCATCCCTCTAATCATCGTCCCCTTCCAACTGAACAACCGCTACAGCGGCATCAACGCCCATTTACGCCAGTTCAATGCCAACGTCCAAGCCTACGCTCCATGTACAGTGGGGATCCTCGTGGACAAGGGATTCTCATGCGGTATGAGCTTGATCCACTTCTCCTACCACGTGGTTGTGATCTTTCTCGGTGGACCAGACGACCGTGAGGCGTTGGCCTATGCCACTCGCATGTCGGACAATCGGATGACGGTCACCGTCACGGTCTTCAGAATTCTTTTGCTAAGAAAAAAGGAAGACGAATCCAAAGAAGAGGAAAGTGATGAGACTGCACTAGACGAGTCCGCGGTGGAAGAGTTCAAGATCAAGAATATGAGCAGCCTGTCCTCACTATGGAAGGAGATCGAGGTGGACGACGTGGTGGAGGTGATGAATGCCATCCGCTCAATCGAGGGGCACTACGACCTGGTGATGGTGGGGCGGCGACGGAACTGGTCCGCGATGATGGGAGATGATGATATGGCTGATTTTATGGAGAATGAGGAGCTTGGGGTGATCGGGGACATGCTGGCATCGTCTGATTTCTGTGGAGGAAAGGTCTCTGTTTTGGTGATGCAACACTATAGGGAAGGCGTAACAACAACTCGTTCCAGCTCCAACAAGTCGCTTATCGAAAAGGTCAACTTGCTCGCGCGTCGTGCTTCGAGTTAA